Proteins encoded by one window of Candidatus Zixiibacteriota bacterium:
- a CDS encoding DUF4390 domain-containing protein translates to MSSRFCLLAIALVLMLASVARTQTSEPDVINFDIFDNNGGMTVWLNLSPLISSRRIDLMREGVDHAIEYTISLHRPKKFWGSREISEVTGVNKFGYRIVTEDYFFSDLSTDSVVERNFLSLARLHQFMVDSINIGLAVIDSLERGKSYFVEIAVTCISLTGLNLADIERADTTGESPIRWLFRGFLDLTDFGREDWKVKSRDFLLSEITPRQ, encoded by the coding sequence ATGAGCAGCAGGTTTTGTTTATTGGCAATCGCTCTGGTTCTTATGCTTGCTTCCGTGGCACGGACGCAGACATCGGAGCCGGATGTCATTAACTTTGATATTTTCGACAACAACGGCGGGATGACAGTCTGGCTTAATCTGTCTCCGCTGATATCATCTCGAAGGATTGATTTGATGCGGGAGGGCGTTGATCACGCCATTGAGTATACAATCTCGCTGCATCGTCCCAAAAAGTTCTGGGGGTCCAGGGAAATTTCCGAGGTCACAGGTGTTAACAAGTTCGGCTATCGTATCGTTACCGAAGATTACTTCTTTTCTGACCTTTCCACAGACAGCGTTGTTGAGCGCAATTTTCTTTCCCTGGCGAGGCTGCACCAGTTCATGGTTGATTCCATAAACATAGGACTTGCGGTCATTGACTCACTCGAGCGGGGCAAAAGCTATTTTGTCGAGATCGCTGTGACGTGTATCTCGCTGACCGGGCTGAATCTTGCTGATATCGAGCGGGCTGATACGACCGGTGAGTCCCCCATCAGGTGGCTTTTCAGGGGTTTTCTCGACCTGACCGATTTCGGCCGCGAAGACTGGAAAGTCAAGTCGCGCGACTTCTTGTTGTCTGAAATCACACCCCGCCAGTAA
- a CDS encoding ATP-binding protein, which translates to MRKTEEKSGAAKKATVAHSRQDDTLPAADHAEAGLLSDIISRTPVGIIAIDSHCQVVAINSAALEVLDINRDRVSLVSRGTTPTIFCDLLPEKEQSRWQYMINIALSTQEDYSHDRYYHNTGYVEKVISIRMSPLKGVDCGGLVITVEDITDKVLMEKYLVLSEKLAAKGEVASSVARELEEYLRGASRGSEDAEREIEGKKYAKAKDSIQKVTENIVRIRQFVDSLIDFSEPGPDYISYDIKHLIEDLLFSLRMQPGFKKTHFTIEMSQEIPNLEMDVGQIQRVLLNILNNCADAIEEKAVEYQAEGQELKREIEIRASYDKLREKVTVEISDNGVGMTEETMGKIFNMHFSTKKSGHGLGLYHAKRIVKQHRGDLVASSVYSEGTTIALTLPRFQPKKK; encoded by the coding sequence ATGCGCAAAACTGAGGAAAAAAGCGGGGCGGCGAAAAAGGCAACAGTCGCTCATTCTCGGCAAGACGACACTCTACCGGCCGCGGATCATGCGGAAGCCGGTCTTCTGAGCGATATTATCAGCAGGACTCCGGTCGGCATCATCGCGATAGACAGTCATTGTCAGGTTGTGGCGATTAATTCCGCCGCGTTGGAAGTACTTGATATCAACCGGGACCGCGTGAGCCTGGTATCACGGGGAACCACGCCGACAATTTTCTGTGACCTTCTGCCTGAGAAAGAGCAGTCTCGCTGGCAGTACATGATCAATATCGCCCTGTCCACGCAGGAGGATTATTCTCATGACAGGTATTACCACAACACCGGCTACGTGGAAAAAGTGATATCCATCAGGATGTCGCCGCTCAAGGGCGTCGATTGCGGCGGGCTGGTTATAACAGTCGAGGACATCACGGATAAAGTCCTCATGGAGAAATATCTTGTACTTTCGGAAAAACTCGCGGCCAAAGGAGAGGTAGCATCTTCGGTAGCCCGAGAACTCGAGGAGTACCTTCGCGGGGCCAGCCGCGGGAGTGAAGACGCCGAACGGGAAATCGAAGGCAAGAAATACGCTAAGGCCAAAGACAGCATTCAAAAGGTTACCGAGAACATCGTCAGAATCAGGCAGTTCGTGGACAGTCTTATTGATTTCTCCGAGCCCGGTCCGGATTATATCAGCTATGATATCAAACACTTGATAGAAGACCTGTTATTCTCGCTGAGGATGCAGCCGGGGTTTAAGAAAACACATTTCACTATCGAAATGAGCCAGGAGATTCCCAACCTCGAAATGGATGTGGGTCAGATTCAACGGGTTCTACTCAACATTTTGAACAACTGCGCCGATGCGATCGAAGAAAAGGCAGTCGAGTATCAGGCCGAAGGACAGGAGCTTAAGAGGGAAATAGAGATAAGAGCATCTTACGATAAGCTTAGAGAAAAGGTGACAGTCGAAATATCCGACAACGGGGTGGGTATGACCGAGGAGACAATGGGCAAGATTTTCAATATGCATTTCTCGACCAAGAAGAGCGGTCACGGTCTGGGTCTGTATCACGCCAAAAGGATAGTCAAGCAGCATCGCGGCGACCTTGTCGCCAGCTCGGTATACTCTGAAGGAACCACGATAGCCCTTACTCTTCCACGTTTCCAGCCGAAGAAGAAATAG